A portion of the Algisphaera agarilytica genome contains these proteins:
- a CDS encoding iron ABC transporter substrate-binding protein has protein sequence MKSACRTLALLLAFGLTSALGNVAIAQEITVYSGRSKSFMDHLFNAFEKDTGIKVNRVYDKTAAIALKLKTEGERSPADVVLAQDAGALGSLSDAGLLAPLPESITARVDPTYVSEEGDWVATSLRGRTLAYSSARVDENDLPASVYDLTDPKYQGRVGFAPGNASFQAFVTAMRLSEGEEKTKQWLLDMKANGVKSFPKNTAIIQGIAAGEIDFGLPNHYYLIRFKISDSKFPVEQTNFEQGDIGNMVNVAGAGVLKSSKNAEAAQKLIDYLLTDKGQHYFVGEIFEYPVVDGVMPHRQHGDLDTKLEQAPEVDLNAISDLNGTLKLLREVGLL, from the coding sequence ATGAAATCCGCCTGCCGTACCCTGGCCCTGCTGCTTGCTTTTGGCTTGACCAGCGCACTGGGCAATGTCGCGATCGCCCAGGAAATCACCGTTTACTCGGGCCGATCCAAATCCTTCATGGACCACCTGTTCAACGCCTTCGAAAAAGACACCGGCATCAAGGTCAACCGTGTCTACGACAAGACCGCCGCGATCGCCCTGAAGCTCAAGACCGAGGGTGAACGCTCCCCCGCCGACGTGGTGCTCGCTCAAGACGCCGGGGCATTGGGTTCGCTGTCCGACGCGGGCCTGCTTGCCCCCCTGCCCGAGTCGATCACCGCTCGGGTGGACCCGACTTACGTCAGCGAAGAAGGCGACTGGGTCGCGACTTCGCTGCGTGGGCGGACCCTGGCGTACAGCTCGGCCCGCGTGGATGAGAACGACCTCCCCGCCAGCGTCTACGACCTGACCGATCCGAAGTACCAGGGCCGGGTCGGCTTTGCGCCGGGCAACGCGTCGTTCCAGGCGTTCGTCACCGCGATGCGTCTGTCCGAAGGCGAAGAGAAAACCAAGCAGTGGCTGCTGGACATGAAGGCCAACGGCGTGAAGTCCTTCCCCAAGAACACCGCCATCATCCAGGGTATCGCCGCGGGTGAGATCGACTTCGGCCTGCCCAACCACTACTACCTCATCCGCTTCAAGATCAGCGACAGCAAGTTCCCCGTTGAGCAAACCAACTTCGAGCAAGGCGATATCGGCAACATGGTCAACGTCGCCGGCGCGGGCGTGCTCAAGTCCAGCAAGAACGCCGAGGCGGCGCAGAAGCTCATCGATTACCTGCTCACCGACAAGGGCCAGCACTACTTCGTCGGCGAGATTTTCGAGTACCCCGTCGTCGACGGCGTGATGCCCCACCGCCAACACGGCGACCTCGACACCAAGCTCGAGCAAGCCCCCGAAGTCGACCTCAACGCCATCAGTGACCTCAACGGAACCCTGAAGCTGCTCCGCGAAGTCGGCCTGCTCTAA